Proteins encoded in a region of the Streptomyces akebiae genome:
- the eccE gene encoding type VII secretion protein EccE: MASASRTRSRSRTEAAGPRSSPAPAPASTPAVTTPVPGPVALRLKAGSGHFGAFRLRQLLLVEAAAAVLLAGWAVHPLALVPAAVIAVVLVLLAVVRRRGRSLPEWLATARALKARQRKAAGAVVRPGTEPGLAPAVECDPSLRTYAYGGRDRRAVGIIGDGTFVTAVLQVEADATALRAERSRQPLPLGLVRDALEVDGIRLEGAQIVLHTQPAPAIQLPQQSVAVSNYAPLQAQTGAPAVRITWIALKLDPELCPEAVAARGGGLLGAQKCVVRVADHLASRLTGAGFRTTLLDEEELVAALATSACANPLVTAEAGRTDTPQRRTEESGRSWRCDNRRHTTYWVRRWPQLGGRGPSLPQLVGLLTAIPALATTFSLTLARGERHEVVLTGHLRVTGRSDDELVVARRALEHAARQAGAGLARLDREQLPGVLASLPLGGVR; the protein is encoded by the coding sequence ATGGCTTCCGCAAGCCGGACGCGATCACGGTCGCGCACAGAGGCGGCCGGCCCGCGTTCGTCTCCCGCGCCCGCCCCGGCGTCCACGCCCGCGGTGACGACGCCCGTTCCCGGTCCGGTCGCGCTTCGCCTCAAGGCGGGTTCCGGGCACTTCGGGGCGTTCCGGTTGCGGCAGTTGCTGCTCGTCGAGGCGGCTGCCGCCGTGTTGCTCGCCGGCTGGGCTGTGCACCCCCTCGCGCTCGTTCCCGCGGCCGTCATCGCCGTCGTGCTCGTGCTGCTCGCCGTCGTACGTCGCCGTGGGCGCTCCCTGCCCGAATGGCTCGCCACGGCGCGGGCGTTGAAGGCGCGGCAGCGGAAGGCCGCCGGTGCGGTGGTCCGGCCGGGGACGGAGCCAGGGCTGGCGCCCGCCGTGGAGTGCGACCCGAGCCTGCGGACGTACGCGTACGGCGGGAGGGACCGGCGGGCCGTCGGCATCATCGGGGACGGGACGTTCGTCACCGCCGTGCTGCAGGTCGAGGCGGACGCCACCGCGCTGCGTGCCGAGCGAAGCCGGCAGCCGTTGCCCCTCGGGCTGGTGCGTGACGCGCTGGAGGTGGACGGGATCCGGCTGGAGGGTGCGCAGATCGTGCTGCACACGCAGCCCGCGCCCGCCATACAGCTGCCCCAGCAGTCGGTGGCCGTCAGCAACTATGCGCCTCTGCAGGCGCAGACGGGCGCCCCGGCGGTCCGGATCACCTGGATCGCGCTGAAGCTGGATCCCGAGTTGTGCCCCGAGGCCGTGGCCGCCCGCGGGGGTGGGCTCCTGGGGGCGCAGAAGTGTGTGGTGCGGGTCGCGGATCATCTGGCCAGCCGGCTCACCGGGGCCGGATTCCGGACGACCCTACTCGATGAGGAGGAACTGGTCGCCGCGCTCGCCACTTCCGCCTGCGCCAATCCGCTGGTGACGGCGGAGGCCGGACGTACGGACACTCCGCAGCGGCGGACCGAGGAGTCAGGGCGGAGCTGGCGGTGCGACAACCGTCGGCACACGACCTACTGGGTGCGGCGTTGGCCGCAGTTGGGTGGTCGGGGGCCTTCGCTGCCACAGCTCGTGGGGCTGCTCACGGCCATACCCGCGCTCGCGACGACCTTCAGTCTGACCCTGGCACGCGGCGAACGGCACGAGGTGGTGCTCACCGGGCACCTCCGGGTGACGGGGCGCAGCGACGACGAACTCGTGGTGGCCCGGCGCGCCTTGGAGCACGCGGCCCGGCAGGCCGGGGCCGGGCTCGCGCGGCTGGACCGTGAACAGTTGCCGGGCGTGCTCGCCAGTCTGCCTCTCGGGGGTGTTCGGTGA
- a CDS encoding SCO5717 family growth-regulating ATPase, whose translation MNSDRDGIRGGWATPGDDQSDAESAVEATGEFTIDYAPPAWYTQNASSGGSGSGPGTGTGTGTGTEPGAASDEGGLPGGAHPAPPWPPVAAAPEAGAESGDIESGATMRISAAALKQEISAVGAGAGGSAESESASAADGGTGVEGVSEAGTTAAVAEVGEPGAGAAAQPVAASAAETVQDTQGGAGQDGGGGAAADGTATVGASGEAASEAEASGVEPSGGDITPDSASDGAEPTGAVSQDAAPQGDTPQHTAAQDSSPQSATTDDVQADEAAPSAAAPQPGSPQPVPQTGAPQNTPPVTPAPGVPGGAPQGASAWTPPPAPHGALPPLPPAFQLAAPVAPAPAAQWPPSAPPSAPPAEASQVSPGTPEQQAAHAQGAPSVPPQQPDHPQAPQGAPAAWGTPIDASPGAPIGAPTPAASPAPGDPAAPAAPDAAGAPQVTIASNAPDTPGAPGAPGTPGTNSAPSEPGTPGTPDATGVPGAPAAPAAPAAPMAPGVPASPDAPHAPTSPAAPGPTPPQGQPAAPPQAPGTPSPTGYGFPPADAPVPPQAPIPQQSGYGFPQPPAQPGQPVQGEHQGQAGHPGHPGQPVAPHPGASPPAQPTPGYGFPPADAPVPPQAPIPQQSGYGFPQPPAQPDQPAQPGTPGAPGAPVPQQHGYGFPQGAAQPPGSPYPPAPQTGYGFPPSAAQAPTPPGPPNSPAPQGGYGFPQPPAQPGQPGHPGHPGQPQPPFPGQPGDPGQQAHSGHPGHPGHPGQPGGQPQPPAPIDPRTGAAWPQPVQHDHRQPTNPGVAPLGYTAAVELSSDRLLNSKKQKQKSSRPSSGGGLFKLGGKKEEAERQRKLELIRTPVLSCYRIAVISLKGGVGKTTTTTALGSTLATERQDKILAIDANPDAGTLGRRVRRETGATIRDLVQAIPYLNSYMDIRRFTSQAASGLEIIANDVDPAVSTTFNDEDYRRAIDILGKQYPIILTDSGTGLLYSAMRGVLDLADQLIIISTPSVDGASSASTTLDWLSAHGYQDLVARSITVISGVRETGKMIKVEDIVSHFETRCRGVVVVPFDEHLSAGAELDLDMMRPKVREAYFTLAAMVAEDIARHQQSHGLWTSDGNPPPVVAPPMPGQQAPAQQPYPPQYQQHPQQGQQPYPGQPYPGQPAPGQAPQPYGHPGQPAPGQPYPPQQAQPQQGQPHPPAPPQQ comes from the coding sequence GTGAACAGCGATCGGGACGGGATCCGCGGGGGCTGGGCCACACCCGGCGATGACCAGTCCGACGCGGAGTCCGCCGTCGAGGCGACGGGCGAGTTCACCATCGATTACGCGCCGCCTGCCTGGTACACGCAGAACGCCTCGTCGGGCGGGTCGGGTTCGGGACCGGGTACGGGGACGGGGACGGGGACGGGGACGGAACCCGGGGCCGCGTCGGACGAGGGGGGCCTTCCGGGTGGTGCGCATCCGGCCCCGCCCTGGCCGCCGGTGGCTGCCGCGCCCGAAGCCGGTGCGGAGAGCGGGGACATCGAGAGTGGCGCGACCATGCGGATCTCCGCCGCCGCGTTGAAGCAAGAGATCTCGGCTGTGGGTGCTGGTGCTGGTGGCTCGGCCGAGTCTGAGAGTGCGAGTGCGGCAGACGGTGGCACGGGTGTCGAGGGAGTGAGCGAGGCCGGTACGACCGCCGCTGTCGCTGAGGTCGGCGAGCCGGGCGCGGGTGCCGCCGCGCAGCCTGTAGCTGCTTCCGCTGCCGAGACGGTGCAGGACACGCAGGGCGGCGCCGGTCAGGACGGCGGCGGCGGTGCCGCTGCGGACGGTACGGCCACCGTGGGTGCGTCCGGCGAGGCGGCATCCGAGGCCGAGGCCTCTGGAGTCGAACCGTCAGGCGGCGACATCACCCCGGACTCCGCCTCCGACGGGGCGGAGCCGACGGGAGCCGTCTCTCAGGACGCCGCGCCTCAGGGCGACACACCTCAGCACACCGCTGCGCAGGACTCGTCGCCCCAGAGCGCGACAACGGACGACGTCCAAGCCGACGAGGCCGCACCCTCGGCCGCAGCGCCTCAGCCGGGTTCGCCTCAACCCGTGCCTCAGACCGGTGCACCGCAGAACACCCCGCCTGTCACGCCCGCTCCGGGTGTCCCCGGTGGTGCGCCTCAGGGGGCCTCCGCCTGGACTCCCCCACCAGCACCGCACGGTGCGCTTCCGCCGCTGCCGCCCGCGTTCCAGCTCGCGGCGCCTGTCGCGCCCGCACCGGCAGCGCAGTGGCCGCCGTCCGCGCCGCCGTCCGCGCCGCCGGCCGAGGCCTCGCAGGTGTCCCCCGGGACGCCCGAGCAGCAGGCTGCGCACGCGCAGGGGGCACCGTCCGTACCTCCGCAGCAGCCGGACCACCCGCAGGCTCCGCAGGGTGCCCCCGCAGCCTGGGGCACCCCGATCGACGCCTCACCCGGCGCCCCCATCGGGGCCCCCACCCCCGCTGCCTCCCCCGCCCCCGGCGACCCCGCCGCCCCCGCCGCCCCTGACGCGGCCGGTGCGCCTCAGGTGACCATCGCCTCCAACGCACCCGACACACCCGGCGCACCCGGCGCCCCCGGCACTCCCGGCACCAACAGCGCCCCGAGCGAGCCCGGCACACCGGGCACCCCCGACGCCACCGGCGTCCCTGGTGCACCCGCAGCACCCGCAGCACCCGCAGCACCCATGGCACCCGGCGTGCCCGCCTCACCCGACGCACCCCACGCCCCCACCAGCCCCGCCGCCCCCGGCCCGACGCCTCCGCAGGGCCAGCCGGCGGCGCCCCCGCAGGCCCCCGGCACCCCCTCCCCCACCGGTTACGGCTTCCCGCCCGCCGACGCACCCGTCCCACCGCAGGCACCCATCCCCCAGCAGAGCGGCTACGGCTTCCCCCAACCCCCGGCCCAGCCAGGTCAGCCGGTACAGGGGGAGCACCAGGGACAGGCCGGGCACCCCGGTCACCCGGGTCAGCCGGTCGCCCCCCACCCCGGCGCGTCGCCCCCGGCGCAACCCACCCCCGGTTACGGCTTCCCGCCCGCCGACGCACCCGTCCCGCCGCAGGCACCCATCCCCCAGCAGAGCGGCTACGGCTTCCCCCAACCCCCGGCCCAGCCGGACCAGCCGGCCCAGCCGGGGACCCCTGGTGCCCCTGGTGCCCCCGTGCCTCAGCAGCACGGCTACGGCTTTCCTCAAGGGGCGGCCCAGCCGCCCGGCTCCCCGTACCCCCCGGCCCCCCAGACCGGCTACGGATTCCCGCCCTCAGCCGCTCAGGCGCCGACCCCTCCGGGCCCGCCCAACTCCCCCGCCCCTCAGGGTGGTTATGGATTCCCCCAGCCCCCTGCTCAACCAGGTCAGCCGGGGCACCCGGGCCATCCCGGTCAACCCCAACCCCCCTTCCCCGGTCAGCCCGGAGACCCGGGGCAGCAGGCCCACTCCGGTCACCCCGGTCACCCGGGACACCCCGGTCAGCCCGGTGGGCAGCCCCAGCCCCCCGCCCCCATCGACCCCCGCACCGGCGCCGCTTGGCCGCAGCCCGTGCAGCACGACCACCGGCAGCCCACCAACCCGGGGGTGGCGCCCCTCGGTTACACGGCGGCCGTGGAGTTGTCGTCGGACCGGCTGCTGAACAGCAAGAAGCAGAAGCAGAAGAGCAGCCGTCCGTCCTCGGGGGGCGGGCTGTTCAAGCTGGGCGGCAAGAAGGAGGAGGCCGAGCGGCAGCGGAAGCTGGAGCTGATCAGGACGCCGGTGCTGTCCTGCTACCGCATCGCGGTCATCAGCCTCAAGGGCGGCGTGGGCAAGACGACGACCACCACGGCCCTCGGCTCGACCCTCGCCACCGAACGGCAGGACAAGATCCTCGCGATCGACGCCAACCCGGACGCCGGCACGCTCGGCCGTCGTGTGCGGCGCGAGACCGGGGCGACCATCCGTGACCTCGTCCAGGCGATCCCGTACCTCAACTCGTACATGGACATCCGGCGGTTCACCTCGCAGGCGGCCTCCGGACTGGAGATCATCGCCAACGACGTGGACCCCGCCGTCTCCACGACGTTCAACGACGAGGACTACCGGCGTGCGATCGACATCCTCGGCAAGCAGTACCCGATCATCCTCACCGACTCGGGCACCGGTCTGCTCTACAGCGCGATGCGCGGGGTGCTCGACCTCGCCGACCAGCTGATCATCATCTCGACGCCGTCCGTGGACGGTGCGAGCAGCGCCAGTACGACACTGGACTGGCTCTCCGCGCACGGGTACCAGGATCTGGTGGCACGTTCCATCACGGTCATCTCGGGAGTGCGCGAGACCGGCAAGATGATCAAGGTGGAGGACATCGTCTCCCACTTCGAGACGCGCTGCCGGGGTGTCGTCGTCGTGCCGTTCGACGAACACCTCTCCGCGGGTGCCGAGTTGGATCTCGACATGATGCGGCCGAAGGTGCGGGAGGCGTACTTCACGCTCGCCGCGATGGTCGCCGAGGACATCGCCCGTCATCAGCAGTCGCACGGTCTGTGGACCTCGGACGGCAACCCGCCGCCGGTCGTCGCCCCTCCGATGCCGGGTCAGCAGGCTCCCGCTCAGCAGCCGTACCCGCCGCAGTATCAGCAACATCCGCAGCAGGGCCAGCAGCCGTATCCCGGTCAGCCCTACCCGGGGCAGCCGGCCCCCGGACAGGCCCCCCAGCCCTACGGTCACCCCGGCCAGCCCGCACCCGGGCAGCCATATCCGCCGCAGCAGGCGCAACCGCAGCAGGGGCAGCCCCACCCGCCGGCACCGCCCCAGCAGTAG
- the eccB gene encoding type VII secretion protein EccB yields MASRRDELNAYTFAKRRTLAAFLQPSPWGSEEGAPKPLRAVVPSLIAGALALGVFGAWGMFQPTAPKDWNQPGTRVIVGKQSTTRYVVLKTDGTTRLHPVLNLASARLLMNGADYQVVQISDKILDAGKPPRGPILGIPYAPDRLPTSDEAGKAKRWAVCEQPGGKGSTVQEATFVFADRDVRKTDGSERLSGGEVLYVKTRAGERYLVDAAGKAYRVAGEAADEDDQKLTETLVGSKQPQLVTKEWIETLHRGDPISFPRLPPGVGSPAGVQGQLSDEENRVGMVLVTETGEGEKYYVVLPGEVKAISAFTAWLLINSPQSAVLNMNSQAAKVGLQDFTADGTPFAGQPSDWPAQRASMVNSASADSGRNTVCNVLSDVDDDNGTTLRTWAGTEYPAEIAAGGTSTYVTPGTGLLYTQIQGTDSDSGSLFLVTDTGLRYAVQANGDSDSERSGVGVDGKKRTSDGTPEPSEAQVKLGYENVRPARVPLVWSEFLAKGPRLDTNSARQPQGS; encoded by the coding sequence ATGGCATCACGGCGGGACGAACTCAACGCCTACACGTTCGCGAAGCGACGCACTCTCGCAGCCTTCCTCCAGCCGTCGCCCTGGGGCTCTGAGGAAGGGGCTCCGAAGCCGTTGCGGGCCGTCGTGCCTAGCCTGATCGCGGGCGCCCTCGCACTGGGCGTCTTCGGAGCCTGGGGCATGTTCCAGCCCACCGCGCCCAAGGACTGGAACCAGCCCGGCACCCGGGTCATCGTGGGCAAGCAGTCGACGACGCGCTACGTCGTCCTCAAGACGGACGGGACGACCCGCCTCCACCCCGTCCTCAACCTTGCCTCCGCCCGACTGCTCATGAACGGTGCCGACTACCAGGTCGTCCAGATCAGCGACAAGATCCTCGACGCGGGCAAGCCGCCCCGCGGCCCGATCCTCGGCATCCCCTACGCACCGGACCGGCTGCCGACGTCCGACGAGGCGGGCAAGGCCAAGCGGTGGGCGGTGTGCGAGCAGCCCGGCGGCAAGGGCAGTACGGTCCAGGAGGCGACGTTCGTCTTCGCCGACCGGGATGTGCGGAAGACGGACGGCTCCGAACGCCTTTCCGGCGGCGAGGTGCTGTACGTCAAGACCCGCGCCGGGGAGCGCTATCTGGTGGACGCAGCCGGGAAGGCGTATCGCGTGGCGGGCGAGGCGGCGGACGAGGACGATCAGAAGTTGACGGAGACGCTCGTCGGCTCCAAGCAGCCACAGCTCGTCACCAAGGAGTGGATCGAGACCCTGCACCGGGGCGACCCGATCTCGTTTCCCCGACTCCCGCCCGGAGTCGGCTCCCCCGCCGGGGTGCAGGGTCAGCTCTCCGACGAGGAGAACAGGGTCGGCATGGTCCTTGTGACGGAGACGGGCGAGGGCGAGAAGTACTACGTCGTGCTGCCGGGTGAGGTGAAGGCCATCAGCGCGTTCACCGCCTGGCTGCTCATCAACTCGCCGCAGTCCGCGGTCCTCAACATGAACAGCCAGGCGGCGAAGGTGGGTCTCCAGGACTTCACCGCCGACGGCACGCCTTTCGCCGGTCAGCCGTCGGACTGGCCGGCACAGCGCGCCTCCATGGTCAACTCGGCTTCCGCGGACTCGGGTCGCAACACTGTGTGCAACGTCCTGAGCGACGTCGACGACGACAACGGCACCACGCTCCGGACCTGGGCGGGCACCGAGTACCCCGCTGAGATCGCCGCGGGCGGCACGAGCACGTACGTCACTCCGGGAACGGGACTGCTTTACACCCAGATCCAGGGCACCGACAGCGACTCGGGATCGCTCTTCCTGGTGACGGACACCGGCCTCAGATACGCCGTCCAGGCGAACGGCGACAGCGACAGCGAGCGGTCCGGCGTCGGTGTGGACGGTAAGAAGAGGACGTCGGACGGGACACCGGAGCCGAGCGAGGCCCAGGTGAAGCTCGGCTACGAGAACGTCCGGCCGGCGAGGGTTCCACTGGTCTGGTCGGAGTTCCTCGCCAAGGGCCCCCGCCTGGACACCAACAGCGCCCGCCAGCCGCAGGGTTCGTGA